The proteins below come from a single Eubacterium limosum genomic window:
- a CDS encoding efflux RND transporter permease subunit, which yields MDRFAGFIVKHRKTVVVIFILASIVCMLLSNLVGVNYDIMDYLPDGAPSTVALDTMSQEYDQAIPNMRVMVKTDSVSEALDYKARLARVEGVEAVEWLDDAADIYAPIETIDQSVTDDWYKDGTALYSVTVKDEKETEAVNAVREIIGEDNAMTGSAVVNALAPVITSKEISTIMLFVIPLILAILFLTTSSWFEPLLFMFSIGVAILINRGTNLMFGEISFVTNAAGAVLQLAVSMDYSIFLLHRFSEFRSEGHDVSAAMVLAVKKSTASILSSGLTTVTGFAALILMQFKIGPDMGWVMAKAILFSLIAVLVLLPAAAICTYKLIDKTRHRPFIPGFERFSRFALKLRAPFLILFCLLVVPSFLASQNNQFIYGASKIYSSAATQMGRDMTAIEETYGKSSPLVLMVPKGDIAREKQMNDAILQAENVTSVVSYVNTVSDVIPPEFAPEGEISKLYSEHYSRFVVNMDIVETDPGAFEKVDAVRGIAADYYGDGALIAGDLPNAEDLRNTIVHDNMLVNGVAVGFVLLILIFNFKSLSLPFILTLVIEGSIWLNLAVPYFRGEELNYIAYLITSSVQLGATIDYGILFTDRFLENRRLLPKKEALRVTIQSTTVSIMTSASIMTIAGSLLGRISTNAVLSQLGFLIGRGALISMTLVIFVLPAILSVCDGVIEKTTWKARFYKKNDKFERKAAYEH from the coding sequence ATTACCTGCCCGATGGAGCCCCCTCCACTGTTGCGCTGGACACCATGAGTCAGGAATATGACCAGGCTATTCCGAATATGCGTGTGATGGTAAAAACAGACAGTGTGTCAGAGGCCCTTGACTATAAAGCCAGACTGGCGAGGGTGGAGGGGGTAGAGGCGGTTGAATGGCTGGACGATGCAGCGGATATCTATGCGCCTATTGAGACCATTGACCAGTCCGTTACAGATGACTGGTACAAGGACGGTACAGCCCTGTACAGCGTTACTGTAAAGGACGAAAAGGAAACAGAAGCAGTGAACGCGGTGCGGGAGATCATCGGTGAGGACAACGCAATGACTGGCAGTGCAGTGGTGAATGCTCTGGCTCCGGTTATCACGTCAAAGGAGATATCGACGATCATGCTCTTTGTCATTCCGCTGATTTTGGCCATTCTTTTTCTGACAACCAGCTCCTGGTTTGAGCCGCTGCTGTTTATGTTCAGCATTGGTGTTGCCATTTTGATCAACCGGGGTACCAACCTGATGTTTGGTGAAATATCCTTTGTGACCAACGCGGCGGGAGCTGTTTTACAGCTGGCCGTTTCGATGGATTACTCCATTTTTCTGCTCCACCGCTTTTCAGAGTTCCGATCCGAAGGGCACGACGTGTCAGCGGCGATGGTTCTGGCTGTCAAAAAATCCACAGCGTCAATTTTATCCAGCGGTCTGACCACAGTGACAGGCTTTGCGGCTCTGATTCTCATGCAGTTTAAGATTGGACCGGATATGGGCTGGGTCATGGCAAAGGCCATTCTGTTCAGCCTGATCGCTGTGCTGGTTCTATTACCCGCTGCGGCCATCTGTACCTATAAGCTCATTGATAAAACCCGTCACAGGCCCTTTATACCAGGGTTTGAAAGATTCAGCCGCTTTGCACTCAAACTCAGAGCGCCCTTTCTTATTCTTTTCTGCCTGCTGGTGGTACCCTCGTTTTTAGCCAGCCAGAATAACCAGTTTATATACGGAGCTTCTAAGATTTACAGCAGTGCAGCGACGCAGATGGGAAGAGATATGACCGCCATCGAGGAAACTTATGGCAAGTCAAGTCCCCTTGTGCTCATGGTGCCTAAAGGAGATATTGCCAGGGAAAAGCAAATGAATGATGCAATCCTGCAGGCGGAAAATGTGACTTCAGTCGTCTCTTATGTGAATACTGTGAGCGATGTTATTCCGCCGGAATTTGCGCCGGAGGGCGAAATCTCAAAGCTTTATTCAGAGCATTACAGCCGGTTTGTTGTCAATATGGATATTGTGGAAACCGATCCCGGCGCATTTGAAAAAGTGGATGCTGTGCGCGGTATTGCGGCGGATTACTATGGTGATGGTGCGCTGATCGCAGGAGATTTGCCAAACGCCGAGGATCTCCGGAACACCATTGTACATGACAATATGTTGGTTAACGGCGTGGCGGTAGGCTTTGTGTTACTGATTCTGATCTTTAATTTTAAATCACTGAGCCTGCCCTTTATTCTGACATTGGTGATAGAAGGATCGATTTGGCTGAATCTGGCGGTTCCTTACTTCAGAGGTGAGGAGCTGAACTACATCGCTTATCTGATCACCAGCTCGGTACAGCTTGGTGCCACCATCGATTATGGCATTCTCTTTACGGATCGGTTTCTGGAAAACCGCCGTTTGCTGCCCAAAAAGGAGGCGCTGCGCGTAACCATCCAGAGTACAACCGTGTCCATTATGACCTCAGCCTCCATTATGACCATTGCCGGGAGCCTGCTTGGCAGGATATCGACCAACGCTGTCCTCAGCCAGCTGGGCTTTTTAATCGGCCGCGGGGCGCTGATCTCTATGACGCTGGTCATTTTCGTATTGCCCGCTATTTTGAGTGTCTGTGACGGCGTTATTGAGAAAACAACCTGGAAAGCAAGATTTTATAAAAAAAACGATAAATTTGAAAGGAAAGCAGCTTATGAACATTAG